From a region of the Thermomonas sp. HDW16 genome:
- a CDS encoding DUF1439 domain-containing protein — protein sequence MRRIAAIFVLAAATLLVAACSTLDGAAALFGRDISFTAPQLQSQLDRKFPRDYRKLGGLVSVSLLNPRLSLPGGGRLKLDFDIGLAGMGNTARSPSGHFALESGLRFDAGTRGLHLDNPEIVSVDVPALGGVMNDSARSMLNSWLLDYAREEPVYRLDDTTFGRIASRRIERVNIDSGIITLQLD from the coding sequence ATGCGCCGAATTGCCGCGATCTTCGTCCTTGCCGCCGCCACGCTGCTGGTCGCGGCGTGCTCCACGCTGGATGGCGCGGCGGCCCTGTTCGGCCGCGACATCAGTTTCACCGCGCCGCAGCTGCAATCGCAGCTGGATCGCAAGTTCCCGCGCGACTACAGGAAGCTTGGCGGACTGGTCAGCGTCAGCCTACTCAATCCACGCCTCAGCCTGCCCGGTGGCGGCCGGCTGAAACTGGATTTCGACATCGGCTTGGCCGGCATGGGCAACACTGCACGCAGTCCATCCGGGCATTTCGCGCTGGAAAGCGGGTTGCGCTTCGATGCCGGCACCCGCGGCCTGCACCTGGACAATCCCGAGATCGTGTCGGTCGACGTGCCCGCACTCGGTGGGGTGATGAACGATTCCGCGCGTTCCATGCTCAACAGCTGGCTGCTGGACTATGCGCGCGAAGAACCGGTCTATCGCCTCGACGACACCACCTTCGGCCGCATCGCCTCGCGCCGGATCGAGCGGGTGAACATCGACAGCGGCATCATCACCCTGCAACTGGATTGA
- a CDS encoding M23 family metallopeptidase, whose translation MTHRAQRTIAMSLCLLALLAVSLWLANGSAMLRALPEAVRIWRMPAVMELPVPVQGVRAKRIADTWGGARSGGRRHEGTDIFAKRGTPVTSATRGIVVRIGDYGIGGKHVWVLGPGGERHYYAHLDGWAPGLRQYRVVRAGDFLGFVGDTGNARGTPPHLHYGIYGTRGATNPYPRLHDAPAR comes from the coding sequence ATGACCCATCGCGCACAACGCACCATCGCGATGTCGTTGTGCCTGCTTGCATTGCTGGCGGTTTCGCTTTGGCTGGCGAACGGTTCGGCCATGCTGCGCGCCCTGCCCGAAGCAGTGCGCATCTGGCGGATGCCGGCAGTCATGGAGTTGCCCGTTCCCGTACAAGGCGTGCGCGCCAAGCGTATTGCCGATACTTGGGGCGGCGCGCGCAGCGGCGGTCGCCGGCACGAGGGTACCGACATCTTCGCCAAGCGCGGTACGCCGGTGACCAGCGCCACCCGCGGCATCGTGGTACGCATTGGCGATTACGGGATCGGCGGCAAGCATGTCTGGGTGCTCGGCCCTGGTGGAGAACGCCACTACTACGCGCACCTGGATGGATGGGCACCGGGCCTGCGCCAATACCGAGTCGTTCGTGCAGGGGATTTTCTGGGCTTCGTCGGCGATACCGGCAACGCCCGTGGCACCCCTCCGCATCTGCATTACGGCATCTACGGTACGCGCGGCGCGACGAATCCATACCCTCGCCTTCACGATGCCCCGGCACGCTGA
- the fusA gene encoding elongation factor G encodes MSYSTQQIRNVALAGHPGAGKTTLFEALLHAGGAIQTAGTIERGSTVSDFDPMEKQRGHSIDAAIGSTDHAGIHLNLIDTPGYPDFRGPTLSALAAVETVAVVVDADTGISYGTQRMLEHAKARGLCRVIVVNKIDHPGAKLGALLDNLRETFGPEVLPLNLPAEGGKSVVNCFWQSTGTSNLGPVADWHQKIIDQVVEINETVMDHYLDVGEDGLSGQELHDAFEQCLREGHLVPVCFVSARSGAGVRELLDIAEKLFPHPGEANPPPFVKGSGEDAQPIIANPDPNAHVIADVFKIVNDPFVGKLGIFRVYQGTVKKDTQLFVDDGKKPFKVAHLFKLKGKDHVEVAQAIPGDIAAVAKIDELHFDAVLHDSHDEDHIHLAPLAFPKPMFGLALDVTRKGQEQKLAIALHRLAEEDPCFHVEHELETNETVIRGLSDLHLRVNLERLKDRYGVEVDARPPRIAYRETIGAKAEGHHRHKKQTGGAGQFGEVFLRIEPLPRGGGFEFVDEVKGGTIPGQFLPAVEKGVRQVLSGGAVAGYPMQDVRVIVYDGKHHPVDSKEVAFVAAGKKAFLDAIGKARPQVLEPIAELEVTAPEQHMGDISGGLSSKRARISGTDSVRGGEIVVKAQVPLSELEGYAAELKSVTAGRGRYALDFSHYEPVPAQVQQKLVESYKPHHEED; translated from the coding sequence ATGTCCTACAGCACACAGCAGATCCGCAACGTGGCCCTGGCGGGCCACCCCGGCGCCGGCAAAACCACCTTGTTCGAAGCCCTGCTGCATGCCGGTGGCGCGATACAGACGGCAGGCACCATCGAACGCGGCAGCACGGTCTCCGATTTCGATCCGATGGAAAAACAACGCGGCCACTCGATCGATGCCGCCATCGGCAGCACCGACCATGCCGGCATCCATCTCAACCTGATCGACACGCCCGGCTATCCGGATTTCCGTGGCCCCACACTGTCCGCGCTGGCCGCGGTGGAAACCGTGGCGGTGGTGGTCGATGCCGACACCGGCATCAGCTACGGCACCCAGCGGATGTTGGAGCACGCCAAGGCGCGCGGTCTGTGCCGGGTGATCGTGGTCAACAAGATCGATCATCCGGGCGCCAAGCTCGGCGCACTACTCGACAATCTGCGCGAGACCTTCGGCCCCGAAGTGCTGCCGCTCAACCTGCCCGCAGAAGGCGGCAAATCGGTGGTCAATTGCTTCTGGCAATCCACCGGCACCAGCAACCTGGGCCCGGTTGCCGACTGGCACCAGAAGATCATCGACCAGGTGGTCGAGATCAACGAAACGGTGATGGATCACTACTTGGATGTCGGCGAGGACGGCCTGTCCGGACAGGAACTGCACGACGCCTTCGAACAATGCTTGCGCGAGGGCCACCTGGTGCCGGTGTGCTTCGTATCCGCGCGCAGCGGCGCCGGCGTGCGCGAGCTGCTGGATATCGCCGAAAAACTGTTCCCGCATCCAGGTGAAGCCAACCCGCCGCCGTTCGTGAAAGGCAGTGGCGAGGACGCGCAGCCGATCATCGCCAATCCCGATCCGAATGCGCATGTGATCGCCGACGTGTTCAAGATCGTCAACGACCCCTTCGTCGGCAAGCTCGGCATCTTCCGCGTCTACCAGGGCACGGTGAAGAAGGACACCCAGCTGTTCGTCGACGACGGCAAGAAACCGTTCAAGGTCGCTCACCTGTTCAAGCTCAAGGGCAAGGATCACGTGGAAGTCGCGCAGGCGATCCCGGGCGATATCGCTGCGGTCGCCAAGATCGACGAACTGCATTTCGATGCGGTGCTGCACGACAGCCACGACGAGGATCACATCCACCTGGCGCCGCTGGCCTTCCCCAAGCCGATGTTCGGCCTGGCCCTGGATGTCACCCGCAAGGGCCAGGAACAGAAGCTGGCCATCGCCCTGCATCGGTTGGCCGAGGAAGATCCCTGCTTCCACGTCGAACACGAACTGGAAACCAACGAAACCGTGATCCGTGGCCTGTCCGACCTGCACCTGCGGGTGAACCTCGAGCGACTGAAGGATCGCTATGGAGTCGAAGTCGACGCGCGCCCGCCACGCATCGCCTATCGGGAAACCATCGGCGCCAAGGCCGAAGGCCACCATCGCCACAAGAAGCAGACCGGCGGCGCCGGCCAGTTCGGCGAAGTGTTCCTGCGCATCGAGCCGCTGCCGCGCGGCGGCGGCTTCGAGTTCGTCGACGAAGTGAAGGGCGGCACCATCCCCGGCCAATTCCTGCCGGCAGTGGAAAAAGGCGTGCGCCAAGTGCTGTCCGGCGGCGCGGTGGCCGGCTATCCGATGCAGGACGTGCGGGTGATCGTGTACGACGGCAAGCACCATCCGGTGGATTCCAAGGAAGTCGCCTTCGTTGCCGCCGGCAAGAAGGCCTTCCTCGATGCCATCGGCAAGGCGCGGCCGCAGGTGCTGGAACCGATCGCGGAGCTTGAAGTGACCGCGCCCGAGCAGCACATGGGCGATATCAGCGGCGGACTGTCATCGAAACGCGCACGGATCAGCGGTACCGATTCCGTGCGCGGCGGCGAGATCGTGGTCAAGGCGCAGGTGCCGTTGTCGGAACTGGAGGGCTATGCGGCGGAACTGAAGTCGGTGACCGCTGGCCGTGGCCGTTACGCGCTGGACTTCTCGCACTACGAACCGGTGCCGGCGCAGGTGCAGCAGAAGCTGGTCGAGTCGTACAAGCCGCACCACGAAGAAGACTGA
- a CDS encoding OsmC family protein yields MAFKRYADAVWNGDLQYGKGSMSTPQSGLFAEQNYSFKTRFGDDKGTNPEELLAAAHAGCFSMALSAVLGKEGFVPDNIETRAEATMEPGMDPGPTITGVNLIVKAKVPGIDAAQFQQIAEAAKAGCVISRALAVPVSLQATLES; encoded by the coding sequence ATGGCTTTCAAGCGCTATGCCGATGCGGTGTGGAATGGCGACCTGCAGTACGGCAAGGGCAGCATGAGCACGCCGCAAAGCGGGCTGTTCGCGGAACAGAACTACTCATTCAAGACTCGTTTCGGAGACGATAAGGGCACCAATCCCGAGGAGTTGCTGGCTGCTGCGCATGCAGGATGTTTCTCGATGGCGTTGTCGGCGGTGCTTGGCAAGGAAGGCTTCGTCCCGGACAACATCGAAACCCGCGCCGAGGCGACGATGGAGCCGGGCATGGATCCCGGCCCGACCATCACCGGCGTGAACCTGATCGTCAAGGCGAAGGTGCCGGGCATCGACGCCGCGCAGTTCCAGCAGATCGCCGAAGCGGCCAAGGCTGGTTGCGTGATCTCGCGTGCGTTGGCAGTGCCGGTGAGCTTGCAGGCCACCCTGGAAAGCTAA
- a CDS encoding glycine zipper 2TM domain-containing protein, with the protein MKRLSAALLAIGLVSSSAAFAQSGYDPSRSGYGNGYEQGDSYTDYARVIRVDPVLDGRYSSTSSYNRNGQRCYQNTTAGSYERDGDYGNNGYRNDGYRDDGYYRDQYGNPQYGSGAGRNIATVVGGIAGAVLGSKVGSGTGSYVGTAVGSMVGGMAGRQIYDQTQRNRYVRPSTVRVCDPEPVRDGYDSYRTNDSRANAYDVTYEYNGRRYTRRMDHHPGDRVRVRVDVSPQ; encoded by the coding sequence ATGAAGCGCCTTTCCGCAGCACTGCTTGCCATCGGCCTTGTTTCCAGCAGCGCCGCTTTCGCGCAGTCGGGTTACGACCCGTCGCGCAGCGGCTATGGCAATGGCTATGAGCAGGGTGATAGCTATACCGACTACGCGCGTGTGATCCGCGTGGATCCGGTGCTCGATGGTCGGTATTCCTCGACTTCGAGCTACAACCGGAACGGCCAACGCTGCTACCAGAACACCACGGCGGGCAGTTACGAGCGCGATGGCGACTACGGCAACAACGGCTATCGCAACGATGGGTATCGTGATGATGGCTACTACCGCGACCAGTACGGCAACCCGCAGTACGGCAGCGGTGCCGGTCGCAACATCGCCACCGTGGTCGGCGGCATCGCCGGCGCGGTGCTGGGCAGCAAGGTCGGCAGCGGTACCGGCAGCTATGTCGGCACCGCGGTTGGCTCGATGGTGGGTGGCATGGCCGGCCGCCAGATCTACGACCAGACCCAGCGCAACCGCTACGTGCGCCCGAGCACCGTGCGTGTCTGCGATCCGGAACCGGTACGCGATGGTTACGACAGCTATCGCACCAACGATAGCCGTGCCAATGCCTACGACGTGACCTACGAATACAACGGTCGCCGTTATACCCGCCGCATGGATCACCACCCGGGTGATCGCGTGCGTGTGCGCGTGGATGTGTCGCCGCAGTAA
- a CDS encoding PhzF family phenazine biosynthesis protein has product MNQRRYVQLDVFASRAGAGNPLAVVLDAEGLDDAQMQAIAKWTRLPETTFVFPAVSDDASYRIRIFSPRREVPFAGHPSVGTAHAVLDAGLVAPRDGFLVQDGIAGKLPLKVSGEGSERTIAVRTPRARVQEIATPDDPRLRDALAGLKLGALPPVLMDGGRRWWLAELANETELREATPNWNAIVALANATESMGLFAYARSDDPVYYYAVRAFVGAPAQFEDAASGAANATLAAWLAERDALPDLPGSFYRVSQGREVGHDAIIELSIDADGDVWSGGRAVAVVTGMLDWPG; this is encoded by the coding sequence ATGAACCAGCGCCGCTACGTGCAACTCGATGTGTTCGCCTCGCGCGCCGGTGCCGGCAATCCGCTGGCGGTGGTGCTGGATGCCGAAGGCCTGGACGATGCGCAGATGCAGGCCATCGCCAAGTGGACGCGGCTGCCGGAAACCACCTTCGTGTTCCCGGCCGTGTCCGACGATGCCAGCTACCGCATCCGCATTTTCAGCCCGCGACGCGAAGTGCCGTTCGCCGGCCATCCCAGCGTGGGCACCGCACATGCCGTGCTCGATGCGGGGCTGGTCGCGCCGCGCGACGGGTTCCTGGTGCAGGACGGCATCGCCGGCAAGTTGCCGTTGAAAGTGAGTGGCGAAGGCAGCGAACGCACCATCGCCGTGCGCACGCCGCGTGCACGAGTGCAGGAGATCGCGACGCCAGACGATCCGCGATTGCGTGATGCCCTGGCCGGATTGAAACTGGGCGCACTGCCGCCGGTGTTGATGGACGGCGGCCGCCGCTGGTGGTTGGCCGAACTGGCCAACGAAACCGAACTTCGCGAGGCGACCCCGAACTGGAACGCCATCGTCGCGTTGGCCAATGCCACCGAAAGCATGGGCCTGTTCGCCTACGCGCGCAGCGACGATCCGGTCTATTACTACGCGGTACGCGCCTTCGTCGGTGCGCCGGCGCAGTTCGAAGACGCGGCCTCCGGCGCGGCCAATGCGACGCTGGCCGCCTGGCTGGCCGAACGCGATGCCCTGCCCGATCTTCCGGGCAGCTTCTACCGGGTCAGCCAGGGCCGCGAAGTCGGGCATGACGCGATCATCGAACTCAGCATCGATGCCGATGGCGATGTGTGGTCGGGTGGACGTGCGGTCGCTGTGGTGACCGGCATGTTGGATTGGCCTGGATGA
- a CDS encoding PhzF family phenazine biosynthesis protein has translation MPRRYVQLDVFASRPGTGNPLGAVLDAEGMDSAAMQALAAWLNLSETIFFLPPDAGADYRIRIFTPGTELPFAGHPSVGAAWLAATHGLATPRDGRLIQQCEAGLLPADVHGDPQRPNISLRSPRGRLLDAAPGSVPAGLTAIAHSDQPIELWNNGPSWWLLEAASAEDLRRLQPDFGAITAWTNATAATGVAVFAFEPSQDHQLAVRAFCPGDAVNVPEDPVTGSANALIAARLHREGRLPGSDGGYIASQGRELGRDGKVTLQVDADGEVWIGGEVQQVIEGTLDW, from the coding sequence ATGCCAAGACGTTATGTGCAACTGGATGTCTTCGCATCCCGGCCCGGCACCGGCAATCCGCTCGGGGCGGTGCTCGATGCCGAAGGCATGGACAGCGCCGCGATGCAGGCGCTGGCCGCCTGGCTCAACCTCTCGGAAACCATCTTCTTCCTGCCGCCCGATGCCGGTGCTGATTACCGCATCCGCATCTTCACCCCCGGTACCGAGCTGCCCTTCGCCGGCCATCCCAGCGTGGGTGCCGCGTGGCTGGCGGCGACCCATGGGCTGGCCACGCCGCGCGATGGCCGCCTGATCCAGCAGTGCGAAGCCGGCCTGTTGCCGGCCGACGTGCACGGCGACCCGCAGCGACCAAACATCAGTCTGCGCAGTCCGCGCGGGCGTTTGCTCGATGCCGCGCCGGGTTCGGTTCCTGCCGGACTGACCGCCATCGCGCACAGCGACCAGCCCATCGAACTGTGGAACAACGGCCCATCGTGGTGGCTGCTCGAAGCCGCTTCCGCCGAAGATCTGCGCCGCCTGCAGCCCGATTTCGGTGCGATCACGGCGTGGACGAATGCGACTGCAGCGACGGGCGTCGCCGTGTTCGCCTTCGAGCCATCGCAGGATCACCAGCTGGCCGTGCGTGCGTTCTGCCCGGGCGATGCGGTGAACGTGCCGGAAGATCCGGTGACCGGCAGCGCCAATGCGCTGATCGCAGCACGCCTGCATCGCGAAGGGCGACTACCCGGCTCCGACGGTGGCTATATCGCGAGCCAAGGCCGCGAACTCGGCCGCGACGGCAAGGTCACGCTGCAGGTCGATGCCGACGGCGAGGTGTGGATCGGCGGCGAGGTGCAACAGGTCATCGAAGGCACACTGGATTGGTAA
- a CDS encoding bifunctional aspartate kinase/diaminopimelate decarboxylase — MSIATASDASASAQPTPAERWLVLKFGGTSVSKRERWDTIGRLADERASIENARVLVVVSALSGVTNELQAIANGEDIGGRIAALVARHRSFCADELGVDPDAALGERLRALEALRDDPRAATRALDWQAEVLGQGELLSSSLGAAYLRAQGLDFGWCDAREWLDAVSLPNASEWAQRLSVNCRFDADAAMRARFAAQPARLLLTQGFIARHADGGTAILGRGGSDTSAAYFGALLGAQRVEIWTDVPGMFSANPREVPDARLLTRLDYAEAQEIATTGAKVLHPRSIKPCRDVGVPMRILDTSRPQLPGTRIEGSVAAVPGVKAISRRNGIVLVSMESIGMWQEVGFLADVFERFKRHGLSVDLIGSSETNVTVSLDPSENLVSTDVLGRLSEDLAQVCRVKVIVPCAAITLVGRGMRSLLHKLSEVWEMFGRERVHLISQSSNDLNLTFVVDEAVADGMLHKLHAELIDSGAMPVYETQVFGPRWREINGSIRPRPPAWWREPHERTRLLELARHGTPRYVYHLPTVRERARQLQAIDAIDRRYYAIKANSHPAILRALAAEGFGLECVSSGEVERVFETLPDFDPARVLFTPSFAPIHEYEAALARGITVTVDSVELLQRWPETFRGRSLWLRIDLGHGDGHHAKVNTGGKESKFGLSAQRVEEFVEVARALDVRITGVHAHLGSGIDNSAHWKVMVDELAGFARRIGSVEVIDIGGGLPIAYSDDDEPFDLDAWAIGLSAIKALHPAFKLAIEPGRFLVAEAGVLLAHATQVIEKDGVQRVGLDAGMNALIRPALYDAWHDIVNLSQLEAACDVDFDVVGPICESSDVFGQRVKLPAQTAPGDVMLVADAGAYGYSMSNEYNLRALPAEDLLEQGVSE, encoded by the coding sequence ATGTCCATCGCCACCGCGTCCGACGCCTCCGCTTCCGCCCAGCCCACGCCTGCCGAGCGCTGGCTGGTGCTGAAATTCGGCGGAACCTCGGTGTCCAAACGCGAGCGTTGGGACACCATCGGTCGCCTGGCCGACGAACGCGCGAGCATCGAGAACGCCCGCGTCCTGGTGGTGGTGTCGGCGCTGTCCGGCGTCACCAACGAATTGCAGGCGATCGCCAATGGCGAGGACATCGGCGGCCGTATCGCCGCGCTGGTTGCGCGTCATCGCAGTTTTTGCGCGGATGAACTCGGCGTCGATCCGGATGCCGCCCTCGGCGAACGCCTGCGCGCGCTGGAAGCGCTGCGCGACGATCCACGTGCCGCGACACGTGCGCTGGACTGGCAGGCCGAGGTGCTGGGGCAGGGCGAGCTGCTGTCGTCCTCGCTTGGTGCCGCTTACCTGCGTGCGCAGGGACTGGATTTCGGCTGGTGCGATGCGCGCGAATGGCTGGATGCTGTCTCGCTGCCCAATGCCAGCGAGTGGGCGCAGCGCCTCTCGGTCAATTGCCGCTTCGATGCCGATGCCGCGATGCGTGCACGTTTTGCCGCGCAACCCGCGCGCCTGCTGCTGACCCAGGGCTTCATCGCACGGCATGCCGATGGCGGCACCGCGATCCTCGGTCGCGGCGGTTCGGATACCTCTGCGGCGTATTTCGGCGCCTTGCTCGGTGCGCAACGCGTCGAAATCTGGACGGATGTGCCCGGCATGTTCAGCGCCAATCCGCGCGAGGTGCCGGATGCACGCCTGCTGACCCGGCTGGACTATGCCGAAGCACAGGAAATCGCCACCACCGGCGCCAAGGTGCTGCACCCGCGTTCGATCAAGCCCTGCCGCGATGTCGGCGTGCCGATGCGCATCCTCGACACCAGCCGTCCGCAACTGCCGGGCACGCGAATCGAAGGCAGCGTGGCCGCAGTGCCGGGCGTCAAGGCGATCAGCCGCCGCAACGGCATCGTGCTGGTGTCGATGGAAAGCATCGGCATGTGGCAGGAGGTCGGCTTCCTGGCCGATGTGTTCGAGCGCTTCAAGCGTCACGGCCTGTCGGTCGACTTGATCGGTTCCTCGGAAACCAACGTCACCGTCTCGCTGGATCCGTCGGAAAACCTGGTGAGCACCGACGTGCTCGGCCGCCTCTCCGAAGACCTGGCGCAGGTCTGCCGGGTCAAGGTGATCGTGCCCTGCGCGGCGATCACCCTGGTCGGGCGCGGCATGCGTTCGCTGCTGCACAAATTGTCCGAAGTCTGGGAGATGTTCGGGCGCGAACGCGTGCACCTGATCTCGCAGTCGTCCAACGACCTCAACCTGACCTTCGTGGTGGACGAGGCGGTGGCCGATGGCATGCTGCACAAGCTGCACGCCGAACTGATCGACAGCGGGGCGATGCCGGTCTACGAGACCCAGGTATTCGGCCCACGCTGGCGCGAGATCAACGGCAGCATTCGTCCACGTCCGCCCGCATGGTGGCGCGAGCCGCACGAACGCACGCGCTTGCTCGAACTCGCCCGCCACGGCACGCCGCGTTACGTCTACCACCTGCCCACCGTGCGCGAACGCGCCCGCCAATTGCAGGCGATCGACGCCATCGACCGCCGCTACTACGCGATCAAGGCGAACTCGCATCCGGCGATCCTGCGTGCGCTGGCGGCCGAAGGCTTCGGCCTGGAATGCGTGTCGTCGGGCGAAGTCGAGCGCGTGTTCGAAACGCTGCCCGATTTCGATCCGGCACGCGTGCTGTTCACCCCGAGCTTCGCACCCATCCACGAGTACGAAGCCGCATTGGCACGCGGCATCACCGTGACCGTGGACAGCGTGGAGCTGCTGCAGCGTTGGCCTGAGACGTTCCGCGGCCGCTCGTTATGGCTGCGCATCGACCTGGGCCACGGCGATGGTCATCACGCCAAGGTCAATACCGGCGGCAAGGAATCGAAGTTCGGCCTGTCGGCGCAGCGGGTGGAGGAGTTCGTCGAAGTCGCGCGTGCGCTGGACGTGCGCATTACCGGCGTGCACGCGCACCTGGGCAGCGGCATCGACAACAGCGCGCATTGGAAAGTGATGGTGGACGAGCTGGCCGGCTTCGCGCGGCGGATCGGCAGCGTGGAAGTGATCGACATCGGCGGCGGCCTGCCGATTGCCTACAGCGATGACGATGAACCCTTCGATCTCGATGCCTGGGCGATTGGCCTGTCTGCGATCAAGGCCCTGCATCCGGCGTTCAAGCTGGCGATCGAGCCCGGCCGTTTCCTGGTCGCCGAAGCCGGCGTGCTGCTGGCGCATGCGACGCAAGTGATCGAGAAGGACGGCGTGCAGCGGGTGGGTCTGGATGCCGGCATGAACGCGCTGATCCGGCCCGCGCTGTACGACGCCTGGCACGACATCGTGAACCTGTCGCAGTTGGAGGCCGCCTGCGATGTCGACTTCGACGTGGTCGGCCCGATCTGCGAATCCAGCGACGTGTTCGGCCAACGGGTCAAACTGCCCGCGCAGACCGCGCCGGGCGACGTGATGCTTGTGGCCGATGCCGGCGCGTATGGCTACAGCATGTCCAACGAATACAACCTGCGCGCGTTGCCCGCGGAGGACCTGCTTGAACAAGGTGTGTCTGAATGA
- the murL gene encoding UDP-N-acetyl-alpha-D-muramoyl-L-alanyl-L-glutamate epimerase has product MNDWVFQRDAIRTFRFVRCGFDAQTGIAQLVYAFDDSPELIETVSVPGAPFELDDVRAAAAEQALRLLHLIAGVSYYKAAVPEEIRIEWYAIDADTAAFLETVYLNGLGEFAYRNGLNLHGRIKFPVGAAERAPAPALGLREHALVAIGGGKDSLVSIEALRSAGVEQTVTWIGGSQLIAACAAHTGLPTLNLGRQLSSLLFEYNRQGAWNGHIPVTAVNSAIMAFAAVLLGVDQVVFSNERSASYGSIIPGTGEVNHQWSKGWAFESALGNWLQMHVAADLHYYSLLRPMSELAVARQFAKVSRYDAHFSSCNRNFHILGERPTSRWCGVCPKCHFVFLALAPFMPKTRLVGIIGRNLLDDIDQTAGFDALLEYQDHKPFECVGEGRESRAAMAALAERPEWREDALVERFRREIAPQLDTSELRVEPLLVIDDEHRIPPALWQKLRAQFAA; this is encoded by the coding sequence ATGAATGATTGGGTGTTCCAGCGCGATGCGATCCGCACGTTCCGTTTCGTGCGCTGCGGTTTCGATGCGCAGACCGGTATCGCGCAATTGGTGTATGCCTTCGATGACAGCCCGGAGCTGATCGAAACCGTCAGCGTGCCCGGTGCGCCGTTCGAATTGGACGATGTGCGCGCGGCGGCGGCGGAGCAGGCATTGCGCCTGCTGCACCTGATCGCGGGCGTGAGTTACTACAAGGCGGCGGTGCCGGAAGAGATCCGCATCGAGTGGTATGCCATCGATGCCGATACCGCGGCCTTCCTTGAAACCGTTTATCTCAATGGACTCGGCGAATTCGCCTATCGCAACGGACTCAACCTGCACGGCCGGATCAAGTTCCCTGTTGGCGCGGCTGAACGTGCACCAGCACCTGCCTTGGGCCTGCGCGAACATGCGCTGGTCGCCATCGGCGGCGGCAAGGATTCACTGGTCAGCATCGAGGCGCTGCGCAGTGCGGGTGTCGAACAGACGGTGACCTGGATCGGCGGCTCGCAATTGATCGCCGCCTGCGCGGCGCATACCGGCTTGCCCACGCTCAACCTCGGCCGCCAGTTGTCGTCGCTGTTGTTCGAGTACAACCGCCAGGGCGCGTGGAACGGCCACATCCCGGTGACTGCGGTGAACTCCGCGATCATGGCGTTCGCGGCGGTGCTTCTGGGCGTGGATCAGGTGGTGTTCTCCAACGAGCGCTCCGCAAGCTATGGCTCGATCATCCCGGGCACCGGCGAAGTGAACCACCAGTGGTCGAAGGGCTGGGCATTCGAATCCGCGCTGGGCAATTGGTTGCAGATGCATGTCGCCGCCGACCTGCATTACTACTCGCTGCTGCGGCCGATGAGCGAGTTGGCGGTGGCGCGGCAGTTCGCCAAGGTCAGCCGCTACGACGCGCATTTCTCCAGCTGCAACCGCAACTTCCACATCCTCGGCGAACGCCCGACCAGTCGCTGGTGCGGGGTCTGCCCGAAGTGCCATTTCGTGTTCCTGGCGCTGGCACCGTTCATGCCGAAGACCCGCCTGGTCGGCATCATCGGCCGCAACCTGCTGGACGATATCGACCAGACCGCGGGCTTCGACGCCTTGCTGGAATACCAGGATCACAAGCCGTTCGAGTGCGTGGGCGAGGGCCGCGAATCGCGCGCAGCGATGGCCGCATTGGCCGAACGCCCCGAGTGGCGCGAAGACGCATTGGTCGAACGCTTCCGTCGCGAGATCGCGCCGCAGCTCGATACTTCCGAATTGCGCGTCGAACCCTTGCTGGTGATCGATGACGAGCACCGCATCCCGCCTGCGCTGTGGCAGAAGTTGCGTGCCCAGTTTGCCGCTTGA